A genomic window from Erythrobacter sp. BLCC-B19 includes:
- the efp gene encoding elongation factor P, with amino-acid sequence MKISGVDIRPGNILEYEGGIWKVAKIQHTQPGKGGAYMQVEMKNLQDGRKTNVRFRSADTVERVRLDTKDFQFLYAEGDDLVFMDNDTYEQIQLPGDLLGDARPFLQDGMQVALELWDEKPISVELPAQVEATIVEADAVVKGQTASSSYKPAILDNGVRIMVPPHIGSGTRIIVDVYEQAYVGKAG; translated from the coding sequence ATGAAGATCAGCGGCGTCGATATCCGCCCCGGCAACATTCTCGAATATGAAGGCGGCATCTGGAAGGTCGCCAAGATCCAGCACACCCAGCCGGGCAAGGGCGGTGCTTATATGCAGGTCGAAATGAAGAACCTGCAGGATGGCCGCAAGACCAACGTGCGCTTCCGCAGCGCCGACACGGTCGAGCGCGTGCGCCTTGATACGAAGGACTTCCAGTTCCTCTATGCCGAGGGCGATGATCTCGTCTTCATGGACAACGACACCTACGAGCAGATCCAGCTTCCGGGCGATCTGCTGGGCGATGCGCGCCCCTTCCTGCAGGACGGGATGCAGGTCGCGCTCGAACTGTGGGACGAAAAGCCGATCTCGGTCGAACTGCCCGCGCAGGTCGAAGCCACGATCGTCGAGGCCGACGCCGTGGTGAAGGGGCAGACCGCCTCGTCCAGCTACAAGCCCGCGATCCTCGACAACGGCGTGCGCATCATGGTCCCGCCGCACATCGGCAGCGGCACGCGCATCATCGTCGACGTCTACGAGCAGGCCTACGTCGGCAAGGCCGGCTGA
- a CDS encoding isocitrate lyase, whose protein sequence is MTYQNTITQMQGVIAANGPSWAAIDPESAARMVIQNRFRTGLDIAKYTAKIMRSDMAAYDADPAQYTQSLGCWHGFIAQQKLIAIKKHFGSTKRRYLYLSGWMVAALRSEFGPLPDQSMHEKTSVPALIEELYTFLKQADARELGMMFRALDAARKAGDEVEAKRLENAIDNYETHVVPIIADIDAGFGNAEATYLLAKKMIEAGACALQIENQVSDEKQCGHQDGKVTVPHEDFLQKIRACRHAFLEMGVEDGIIVARTDSLGAGLTKQIAFSKEPGDLGDQYNSFLDADEVDPANITNGQVFISRDGKLLAPKRLPSNLYQFRAGTGEDRVVLDCITSLQNGADLLWIETEKPHVEQIAGMVDRIREVVPNAKLVYNNSPSFNWTLNFRQQVFDAWEAAGKDVSAYDRAKLMSVDYDGTELSNEADEKIRTFQRDAAARAGIFHHLITLPTYHTAALSTDNLAKEYFGEAGMLGYVKGVQREEIRQGIACVKHQNMSGSDIGDDHKEYFAGEAALKAGGVHNTMNQFEAA, encoded by the coding sequence ATGACCTACCAGAACACCATCACCCAGATGCAGGGTGTCATTGCCGCCAATGGGCCGAGCTGGGCCGCGATCGATCCCGAGAGCGCCGCGCGCATGGTGATCCAGAACCGTTTCCGCACCGGCCTCGACATTGCCAAGTACACCGCCAAGATCATGCGTTCCGACATGGCCGCCTATGATGCCGACCCGGCGCAGTACACCCAGTCGCTCGGCTGCTGGCACGGCTTCATCGCGCAGCAGAAGCTGATCGCGATCAAGAAGCACTTCGGCTCGACCAAGCGTCGCTACCTCTACCTCTCGGGCTGGATGGTCGCCGCGCTGCGCAGCGAGTTCGGCCCCCTGCCCGACCAGTCGATGCACGAGAAGACCTCGGTGCCCGCGCTGATCGAGGAACTCTACACCTTCCTGAAGCAGGCCGACGCCCGCGAACTCGGCATGATGTTCCGCGCCCTCGATGCTGCCCGCAAGGCCGGTGACGAAGTCGAAGCCAAGCGCCTCGAAAACGCGATCGACAACTACGAAACCCACGTCGTGCCGATCATCGCCGATATCGACGCAGGCTTCGGCAATGCCGAGGCCACCTATCTTCTCGCCAAGAAGATGATCGAGGCGGGTGCCTGCGCGCTCCAGATCGAAAACCAGGTCTCGGATGAAAAGCAGTGCGGCCACCAGGACGGCAAGGTCACCGTGCCGCACGAGGACTTCCTCCAGAAAATCCGCGCCTGCCGCCATGCCTTCCTCGAAATGGGTGTGGAAGACGGCATCATCGTCGCCCGCACCGACTCGCTCGGCGCTGGCCTGACCAAGCAGATCGCCTTCTCGAAGGAGCCGGGCGATCTGGGCGACCAGTACAACTCCTTCCTCGATGCCGATGAAGTCGATCCGGCCAACATCACCAACGGTCAGGTCTTCATCAGCCGCGACGGCAAGCTGCTGGCGCCCAAGCGCCTGCCCTCGAACCTCTACCAGTTCCGCGCCGGCACGGGCGAGGACCGCGTGGTCCTCGACTGCATCACCAGCCTCCAGAACGGCGCCGACCTGCTGTGGATCGAGACCGAAAAGCCGCACGTCGAGCAGATCGCCGGCATGGTCGACCGCATCCGCGAAGTCGTGCCCAACGCCAAGCTGGTCTACAACAACTCGCCCAGCTTCAACTGGACGCTGAACTTCCGCCAGCAGGTGTTCGACGCCTGGGAAGCGGCGGGCAAGGACGTGTCGGCCTATGACCGCGCCAAGCTGATGAGCGTCGATTACGACGGCACCGAACTGTCGAACGAAGCCGACGAGAAGATCCGCACCTTCCAGCGCGACGCTGCGGCGCGGGCGGGCATCTTCCACCACCTCATCACCCTGCCGACCTATCACACGGCGGCACTCAGCACCGACAATCTCGCCAAGGAATACTTCGGCGAGGCCGGGATGCTTGGCTACGTCAAGGGCGTGCAGCGCGAGGAAATCCGTCAGGGCATCGCCTGCGTGAAGCACCAGAACATGTCGGGCTCCGACATTGGCGATGATCACAAGGAATACTTCGCCGGTGAAGCTGCCCTCAAGGCAGGCGGCGTGCACAACACGATGAACCAGTTCGAAGCGGCTTGA
- a CDS encoding nuclear transport factor 2 family protein, giving the protein MHSNRREALGLGLVMTAAPGAALGGDDAASAEAALMAFLQSFAACDLPAMEAAFASDATSFNVVNAGTGDAAPARDSIKRTPGMPEGMRRIALTLPKERPGPPFHRPDLINDLMVQVEGDVALCTFHFDSPERLGRRTIILVRRAGAWRILHIHASNQQF; this is encoded by the coding sequence ATGCATAGCAATCGACGTGAAGCGCTCGGACTGGGGCTGGTGATGACGGCAGCTCCGGGGGCCGCACTCGGTGGTGATGATGCGGCCTCGGCCGAAGCCGCACTGATGGCCTTCCTGCAGAGTTTTGCCGCGTGCGACCTGCCCGCGATGGAAGCCGCCTTTGCTTCCGACGCGACGAGCTTCAATGTGGTCAATGCCGGGACAGGCGATGCGGCGCCAGCACGCGACAGCATCAAGCGCACGCCCGGAATGCCCGAAGGCATGCGCCGGATCGCGCTGACCCTGCCGAAAGAGCGTCCCGGACCGCCTTTTCATCGCCCCGATCTGATCAATGACCTGATGGTGCAGGTCGAGGGTGATGTCGCGCTGTGCACCTTCCATTTCGATAGTCCCGAGCGCCTCGGGCGTCGCACGATCATTCTGGTCAGGCGCGCCGGAGCGTGGCGCATCCTTCACATCCACGCCTCCAACCAGCAGTTCTGA
- a CDS encoding elongation factor P, with protein MKTRYVFLLVVSAAAAAALLPGQTHGQDRAASRPQGSATAPASGMLGILRHGNWECALPGDAGGEAFVPQPAEAFRIGTASSYESPEGTGIYLMRGTEVLFTRGPKKDERFRVLGENTLQKLNPDGTLSKLICTRVGAGE; from the coding sequence ATGAAGACCCGTTACGTGTTCCTGCTTGTCGTCAGCGCTGCTGCTGCGGCCGCGCTTCTGCCCGGCCAGACCCACGGACAGGACCGCGCGGCCTCACGCCCGCAAGGGTCGGCCACGGCTCCGGCCAGCGGAATGCTCGGCATCCTGCGCCACGGCAACTGGGAATGTGCCCTTCCCGGCGACGCGGGCGGCGAGGCCTTCGTGCCCCAGCCCGCCGAAGCCTTCCGCATCGGCACCGCCTCCAGCTATGAAAGCCCGGAGGGCACCGGCATCTACCTGATGCGCGGCACCGAAGTCCTCTTCACCCGCGGCCCGAAGAAGGACGAACGCTTCCGGGTGCTGGGGGAAAACACCTTGCAGAAGCTCAACCCGGACGGGACACTGAGCAAGCTGATCTGCACCCGCGTGGGCGCGGGCGAGTAG
- a CDS encoding TIGR03013 family XrtA/PEP-CTERM system glycosyltransferase — MIRLFKHYIPHAVLLLGLLDLGLLVLASEVAWQWRAHQIGMNVGALDDRGLALFGTASVIWLAMIAVGVYGPNALRSLRFAGARVLVAISLGIIALAVIDFIFPSDIFWRSTLLYTMGLAILVLVADRLLLNSFLGSSAFRRRVMVLGAGPRAQRLRELGEKPETGFAIVAYIAMSEDNRVVEEAIPRAAIHDLGRFVENLGVSEVVLALQERRNALPLKDLLRIKTKGVHVNDFSSFIERETGRVDLETINPSWLIFSDGFSSSRMFSSAVKRIFDITASLILLSLTLPVIVLFAALVKLDSKGPAFFRQKRVGLYGETFTLIKLRSMRTDAEKDGAKWAEENDPRITRLGRFIRKVRIDELPQTWSVLKGEMSFVGPRPEVPTFVESLEEEIPFYGERHMVKPGITGWAQINYPYGASVEDSRCKLEYDLYYAKNYTPFLDLVILLQTLRVILWPEGAR; from the coding sequence ATGATCCGCCTGTTCAAGCACTATATCCCGCACGCCGTGCTGCTGCTCGGCCTGCTCGATCTTGGCTTGCTGGTGTTGGCGAGCGAGGTCGCGTGGCAATGGCGTGCGCATCAGATCGGCATGAATGTCGGGGCGCTCGATGATCGCGGTCTGGCGCTGTTCGGCACGGCATCGGTGATCTGGCTGGCGATGATTGCGGTCGGGGTTTACGGCCCTAACGCGCTCAGATCCCTGCGCTTTGCAGGCGCGCGCGTGCTGGTGGCGATCAGCCTCGGGATCATCGCGCTGGCGGTGATCGACTTCATCTTCCCGAGCGACATATTCTGGCGATCGACCCTGCTTTACACCATGGGCTTGGCGATCCTGGTGCTGGTGGCTGACCGGCTGCTGCTCAATTCCTTTCTCGGCTCCTCGGCCTTTCGCCGCCGTGTCATGGTGCTGGGCGCCGGGCCGCGGGCGCAGCGTCTGCGCGAATTGGGCGAAAAGCCCGAGACCGGTTTCGCCATCGTCGCCTATATCGCCATGAGCGAGGACAACCGCGTCGTCGAAGAGGCCATCCCGCGCGCTGCGATCCATGATCTGGGCCGTTTCGTCGAAAATCTCGGCGTGTCCGAAGTGGTGCTCGCGCTGCAGGAGCGCCGCAACGCGCTTCCCTTGAAAGACCTGCTGCGGATCAAGACCAAGGGCGTCCACGTCAATGATTTCTCCAGCTTCATCGAGCGCGAGACGGGGCGCGTCGATCTGGAGACGATCAATCCAAGCTGGCTGATCTTTTCCGACGGCTTTTCCAGCAGCCGGATGTTCTCAAGCGCGGTCAAGCGCATCTTCGATATCACCGCGAGCCTGATCCTGCTCAGCCTGACCCTGCCGGTGATCGTGCTGTTTGCCGCGCTGGTAAAGCTCGACAGCAAGGGGCCGGCATTCTTCCGGCAGAAGCGGGTCGGCCTTTATGGCGAGACCTTCACCCTCATCAAGCTGCGCTCGATGCGCACCGATGCCGAAAAGGACGGGGCCAAGTGGGCGGAGGAAAACGATCCACGCATCACCCGCCTCGGGCGCTTCATCCGCAAGGTGCGGATCGACGAACTGCCCCAGACCTGGAGCGTCTTGAAGGGCGAAATGAGCTTCGTCGGGCCGCGCCCCGAAGTCCCGACCTTCGTCGAAAGCCTCGAGGAGGAAATCCCCTTCTATGGCGAGCGGCACATGGTGAAGCCGGGGATCACGGGCTGGGCGCAGATCAACTATCCCTACGGCGCGTCGGTCGAGGATAGCCGCTGCAAGCTCGAATATGATCTCTACTACGCCAAGAACTACACCCCCTTCCTCGATCTGGTGATCCTGCTCCAGACCTTGCGGGTGATCCTGTGGCCGGAGGGCGCGCGGTGA
- a CDS encoding inositol monophosphatase family protein produces the protein MAAISGLIRVMERAARKAGGRLRRDFGEVEHLQVSRKGPADFVSKADMRSERTIYDELTAARPGWGFVMEEAGVIEGDPGMPRWIVDPLDGTSNFLHGIPHFAISIAAQEPRPDGKGWGDVVAGVVYQPITDQTFWAEKSRGAWLHDARLRVSARSRLTDALVATGVPFFGHGDFAEWTKIFSAIGPEVAGIRRFGAASLDLAYVAQGRFDGFWESGLSDWDTAAGCLLVREAGGFVSDFRGRSEQIHSAQVLAANDALHSKLHKLLAGALR, from the coding sequence ATGGCAGCTATTTCCGGCCTCATTCGCGTCATGGAGCGCGCCGCGCGCAAGGCGGGCGGGCGTTTGCGGCGTGACTTCGGCGAAGTTGAACACCTTCAGGTCTCCCGCAAGGGCCCGGCCGATTTCGTCAGCAAGGCCGATATGCGGTCCGAGCGCACGATCTATGACGAACTGACCGCAGCCCGTCCGGGTTGGGGCTTCGTGATGGAAGAGGCGGGCGTGATCGAGGGTGACCCCGGGATGCCGCGCTGGATCGTCGATCCCTTGGACGGCACCAGCAACTTCCTCCACGGCATCCCGCACTTCGCGATCAGCATTGCTGCGCAAGAGCCGCGCCCCGACGGCAAGGGCTGGGGCGACGTGGTCGCGGGCGTGGTCTATCAGCCGATCACCGACCAGACCTTCTGGGCGGAAAAGAGCCGCGGCGCATGGCTCCACGATGCGCGCCTGCGCGTCTCGGCCCGCTCGCGCCTGACCGATGCGCTGGTGGCGACCGGGGTGCCGTTCTTCGGCCACGGCGACTTTGCCGAGTGGACCAAGATCTTCAGCGCGATCGGCCCGGAGGTTGCGGGCATCCGCCGTTTCGGCGCGGCCTCGCTTGATCTGGCCTATGTGGCACAGGGCCGCTTCGACGGGTTCTGGGAAAGCGGCCTTTCCGATTGGGACACCGCCGCCGGCTGCCTGCTGGTGCGCGAGGCCGGCGGCTTCGTCAGCGACTTCCGCGGGCGCAGCGAGCAGATCCATTCGGCGCAGGTGCTCGCGGCGAATGATGCGCTCCATTCGAAGCTGCACAAGCTCTTGGCGGGCGCGCTGCGTTAA
- a CDS encoding amidohydrolase: MLRWVWGASLLALAAVPAEADNLRDAVAADLPALVELYKDLHANPELSFQEVETAGKLAARARALGFEVTEGVGKTGVVAVMRNGDGPTVMLRADMDGLPVIEQTGLPYASKKRAIAQNGTETGVMHACGHDTHMAAWIGTAQQLAARKDQWSGTLVMILQPAEEIGEGAKAMLDDGLYTRFPKPDYVLAFHDAAQFPAGQVGYANGFALANVDSVDIVVPGVGGHGAYPHTTKDPVVLAAAIVMRLQTLVSRELNPTDSAVVTVGSFQAGAKHNIIPDEARLQLTVRSYSDAARKQLLDGIARIAKGEAIAAGMPEDKLPRVSVADPYVPATFNTPELTARVVTVLKPRFGDKLFEVPAVMGGEDFSQFYRADRDNVESLILWVGGVRASEWEKAQKGEITLPSLHSPFWAPDAPVVIATATEALTAATLDLLKKS; the protein is encoded by the coding sequence ATGCTGCGATGGGTATGGGGAGCGAGCCTGCTGGCTCTGGCGGCGGTGCCAGCCGAGGCGGACAATCTGCGCGATGCGGTGGCTGCCGATCTGCCGGCGCTGGTCGAGCTTTACAAGGATCTCCACGCCAATCCCGAACTGAGTTTTCAGGAGGTCGAGACCGCCGGCAAGCTCGCCGCCCGCGCCCGCGCGCTGGGCTTCGAAGTGACCGAGGGCGTCGGCAAGACCGGCGTGGTCGCGGTGATGCGGAACGGCGATGGCCCGACGGTGATGCTGCGCGCCGATATGGACGGGCTGCCGGTGATCGAGCAGACTGGTTTGCCCTATGCCTCCAAGAAGCGCGCCATTGCGCAAAACGGCACCGAGACCGGAGTGATGCACGCCTGTGGGCACGATACCCACATGGCCGCCTGGATCGGCACAGCGCAGCAGCTGGCGGCGCGCAAGGATCAGTGGTCGGGCACGCTGGTGATGATACTCCAGCCCGCCGAGGAAATCGGCGAGGGCGCCAAGGCGATGCTCGACGATGGGCTCTATACGCGCTTCCCGAAGCCCGATTACGTGCTGGCCTTCCACGATGCGGCCCAGTTTCCGGCGGGGCAGGTGGGCTATGCCAACGGCTTTGCCCTCGCGAATGTGGATTCGGTCGATATCGTGGTGCCAGGTGTGGGCGGTCATGGCGCCTATCCGCACACCACCAAGGACCCGGTGGTGCTCGCCGCGGCGATCGTGATGCGGTTGCAGACGTTGGTGAGCCGCGAATTGAATCCGACCGATTCGGCGGTGGTCACCGTCGGCAGCTTTCAGGCCGGGGCCAAGCACAACATCATCCCCGACGAAGCGCGGTTGCAGCTGACCGTGCGCAGCTACTCCGATGCGGCGCGCAAGCAGTTGCTCGACGGGATCGCCCGGATCGCAAAGGGTGAGGCGATTGCGGCGGGAATGCCCGAGGACAAGCTGCCGCGCGTCAGCGTGGCCGATCCCTATGTGCCTGCCACCTTCAACACCCCGGAACTGACCGCGCGCGTGGTGACTGTGTTGAAACCACGCTTCGGTGACAAGCTGTTCGAAGTGCCCGCCGTGATGGGGGGCGAGGATTTCAGTCAGTTCTACCGCGCTGACCGCGATAATGTGGAATCGCTGATCCTGTGGGTGGGCGGGGTGCGCGCCTCGGAATGGGAAAAGGCGCAGAAGGGCGAGATCACGCTGCCCTCGCTCCATTCCCCGTTCTGGGCGCCCGATGCCCCGGTGGTGATTGCCACCGCGACCGAAGCGCTGACGGCCGCGACGCTCGATCTGCTCAAGAAGAGTTAA
- a CDS encoding helix-turn-helix domain-containing protein yields the protein MVDSNLLAGPALRRLRKREGLTQAAMAAVLGISPSYLNLIERNQRPLSARVLVQVIERFDFDPRSLREDDAIGGLDGLVRRMADKRFADLGIDREEVQEFLAAAPQIAAAFARLYDTGGGERIIVEDTAAAARRAIERWQNHFSDLDHAAEDLADELRLSRGEISAALGERLREKHRMTVRILPAEVMPGQVHRLDLHARQLQLSEMLPGAARRFQIARQVGALEMREGIETLVAGANLASSEAREHLREHITDYLAGALLLPYRRFLRACEQTGYDLAVLQRRFAVSFDQAAQRLTTLGRVGERGLPFFMATIDRAGRLESFTAGGSGALYPLEGARWPAWIPYGAFERPGTVLTQAVTFSEGEATPRHWLTITRTVDGDGVMCSARRAVVLGIEARFAGELAYARGVSLDPADAVPLGTPCLRCGRAECLTPAPARMASDLPRLRPSF from the coding sequence ATGGTTGACTCGAATCTTCTCGCCGGCCCGGCGCTGCGCCGTCTGCGCAAGCGCGAGGGGCTGACGCAGGCTGCAATGGCGGCGGTGCTCGGCATCTCGCCGTCCTATCTCAACCTGATCGAGCGCAACCAGCGACCGCTCTCTGCGCGCGTGCTGGTGCAGGTGATCGAGCGCTTCGACTTCGATCCGCGTTCCCTGCGCGAGGATGACGCGATCGGCGGTCTGGATGGCCTCGTGCGGCGCATGGCCGACAAGCGCTTTGCCGATCTCGGGATCGACCGCGAGGAAGTGCAGGAATTCCTCGCCGCCGCGCCGCAGATCGCGGCCGCCTTCGCGCGGCTCTACGACACGGGTGGCGGCGAGCGCATCATTGTCGAGGACACCGCTGCCGCCGCCCGCCGCGCAATCGAGCGCTGGCAGAACCACTTCAGCGACCTCGACCACGCAGCCGAGGACCTTGCCGACGAATTGCGCCTGTCGCGCGGGGAAATCAGCGCGGCGCTGGGCGAGCGGCTGCGCGAAAAGCACCGCATGACGGTGCGCATTCTGCCGGCCGAGGTGATGCCGGGGCAGGTCCACCGGCTCGATCTCCACGCCCGCCAGCTCCAGCTGTCCGAGATGCTGCCCGGTGCTGCCCGCCGCTTCCAGATCGCGCGGCAGGTCGGTGCGCTGGAGATGCGCGAGGGGATCGAGACGCTGGTCGCCGGGGCCAACCTTGCCTCGTCCGAGGCGCGCGAACATCTGCGCGAGCACATCACCGATTACCTCGCAGGCGCGCTGCTGCTGCCCTACCGCCGCTTCCTGCGGGCCTGCGAGCAGACCGGCTATGATCTCGCGGTGCTGCAACGCCGCTTTGCCGTCAGCTTCGATCAGGCGGCACAGCGCCTCACCACGCTCGGGCGCGTGGGCGAGCGCGGCCTGCCGTTCTTCATGGCCACCATCGATCGCGCCGGACGGCTCGAGAGCTTCACCGCCGGTGGGTCAGGCGCGCTCTATCCGCTCGAAGGCGCGCGCTGGCCGGCGTGGATACCCTATGGTGCCTTCGAGCGCCCCGGCACGGTGCTGACCCAGGCGGTGACCTTCAGCGAGGGCGAGGCGACCCCGCGCCACTGGCTCACCATCACCCGCACGGTCGATGGCGACGGGGTGATGTGCTCCGCCCGCCGCGCGGTGGTGCTGGGGATCGAAGCGCGCTTTGCCGGAGAGCTGGCCTATGCGCGCGGGGTCTCGCTCGACCCTGCCGATGCCGTGCCGCTGGGAACGCCGTGCCTGCGCTGCGGTCGGGCCGAGTGCCTCACCCCTGCGCCGGCGCGCATGGCGAGCGATCTGCCGCGCTTGAGGCCATCGTTCTAG
- a CDS encoding YdcF family protein: MKRWLAAGVGALVMWLGGVAVWIALGPPISGAERGETAIVLGAAVIGDQPSPVFAARLDHAATLYRTGRARRILVTGGRSPEDGVSEAEAGATYLAARGVPRAEILGEDQSRTTHQNLTNAQRILGPRAAQPVLIVSDPLHLRRAMAMAVAEGLDAFPAPTPTSRYRSLGTQIPFLAREVWFIHVHWLAGV, translated from the coding sequence GTGAAGCGCTGGCTCGCCGCTGGGGTGGGCGCGCTCGTCATGTGGCTGGGCGGGGTCGCGGTGTGGATCGCACTCGGCCCACCCATCTCCGGCGCGGAGCGCGGCGAGACGGCCATCGTGCTCGGCGCGGCGGTGATTGGCGATCAGCCCTCGCCCGTGTTTGCCGCCAGGCTCGATCATGCGGCCACGCTTTACCGCACGGGGAGGGCGAGGCGCATTCTTGTCACCGGCGGGCGTTCACCCGAGGATGGGGTGTCAGAAGCTGAGGCGGGCGCGACCTATCTGGCCGCGCGCGGCGTGCCGAGGGCGGAAATCCTGGGAGAGGATCAATCGCGAACGACCCATCAGAACCTTACCAATGCACAACGCATCCTGGGGCCGCGCGCCGCCCAGCCGGTGCTGATTGTCTCCGATCCCCTGCATCTGCGCCGCGCCATGGCGATGGCCGTGGCCGAGGGCTTAGATGCGTTTCCTGCGCCGACGCCGACCTCGCGCTACCGCAGCCTCGGCACGCAGATACCTTTCCTCGCGCGGGAGGTGTGGTTCATCCATGTCCATTGGCTGGCGGGGGTGTGA
- a CDS encoding SLC13 family permease: MAVTVAMFIAFARGRYPEEIISLVTIAVIGVGLYFAPLEGNKPTDGLALAFGGFGHSALITICALMIMGRGLVVTGALEPFARMLENVFRINPQAGLLTALLLAFTMSMFVNDTPVMVLLIPIIVAIAGKGLMASSKILMPVNTAVLLGGMSTTIGTSTNILVVTIAADIGMKPFGVFQFTPIVMIAGLLAIPYLWLVMPRMLRDNSKAADQSLRIFRTHLRVGESSLLAGGDVSSLRSKLPDGITFHDTPSGTLQPDERLQISGTHEALEEAARALKGELAPSWVVERIRRISKSKGEDIVAVEMTVTADSRLVTRTLAGSGIADLYGVAVLGIHRPNRVLGERDTYSQNGDLRILDGDVLLVMGIEEDLQAFAQGDGLLRLEGARELPRRSKAVLAGAIMLGAIATASLGLPWFDASGYAPIKLPIAISALAGAIIMFVTGCVKFDRVGRALSAKVIVLIAASLAIGRVIDESGAAAWLGQALSLGLAYLPPALVLSAIMLFVTVLTNFASNATAATIGTPIAYSIAVQLGLPPEPLVLAVLFGCNLSFATPIAYQTNLLIMSEGGYNFADYARAGVPLVALMVTVLSVLLVLWYGL; the protein is encoded by the coding sequence ATGGCGGTGACGGTCGCGATGTTCATCGCTTTCGCGCGCGGGCGTTATCCGGAAGAGATCATCTCGCTGGTGACCATCGCGGTGATCGGCGTCGGCCTCTATTTTGCCCCGCTCGAAGGCAACAAGCCGACCGACGGGCTGGCGCTGGCCTTCGGCGGGTTCGGCCATTCGGCACTGATCACGATCTGCGCGCTGATGATCATGGGGCGCGGGCTGGTGGTGACCGGCGCGCTCGAGCCTTTCGCCCGGATGCTGGAAAACGTGTTCCGAATCAATCCGCAGGCCGGTTTGCTGACAGCGCTGCTGCTCGCTTTCACCATGTCGATGTTCGTCAACGACACGCCGGTGATGGTGCTGCTGATCCCGATCATCGTCGCGATTGCGGGCAAAGGCCTGATGGCCTCGTCGAAGATTCTGATGCCGGTCAACACGGCGGTGTTGCTGGGCGGGATGTCGACCACCATCGGCACCTCGACCAACATCCTTGTCGTCACGATTGCCGCCGATATCGGGATGAAGCCCTTCGGTGTGTTCCAGTTCACGCCCATCGTCATGATCGCAGGCCTGCTGGCGATACCCTATCTGTGGCTCGTCATGCCCCGAATGCTGCGGGATAACAGCAAGGCCGCTGACCAGAGCTTGCGGATATTCCGCACCCATCTGAGGGTCGGCGAGAGCAGTCTGCTGGCGGGCGGCGATGTGTCGAGCCTGCGCAGCAAGCTTCCGGATGGGATCACCTTCCACGACACGCCCTCCGGCACGCTTCAGCCCGACGAGCGGTTGCAGATATCCGGCACCCATGAAGCGCTGGAAGAAGCCGCCCGCGCGCTCAAGGGCGAGTTGGCGCCGTCATGGGTGGTGGAACGAATCCGCCGCATCTCCAAGTCCAAGGGCGAGGATATCGTCGCGGTCGAGATGACGGTGACGGCGGATTCGCGGCTTGTCACCCGCACGCTTGCAGGCTCAGGGATTGCCGATCTTTATGGCGTTGCTGTGCTCGGTATCCACCGCCCCAATCGGGTTCTGGGGGAGCGCGATACCTATAGCCAGAACGGCGATCTCAGGATTCTCGACGGCGATGTGCTGCTGGTGATGGGGATCGAGGAGGATCTTCAGGCTTTTGCCCAGGGCGACGGACTGCTCCGGCTCGAGGGTGCGCGCGAACTGCCGCGGCGCTCGAAGGCGGTGCTGGCCGGCGCGATCATGCTCGGCGCCATCGCCACGGCATCGCTCGGCCTGCCGTGGTTTGATGCGAGTGGTTATGCCCCGATCAAGCTGCCGATTGCGATTTCGGCGCTGGCGGGCGCGATCATCATGTTCGTGACCGGCTGCGTGAAGTTCGACCGCGTGGGCCGCGCGCTTTCGGCCAAGGTGATCGTGTTGATCGCGGCGAGCCTCGCTATCGGCCGGGTGATCGACGAAAGCGGCGCGGCGGCATGGCTGGGGCAGGCGCTTTCGCTGGGATTGGCCTATCTGCCGCCTGCGCTGGTGCTCTCGGCGATCATGCTGTTCGTGACGGTGCTCACCAACTTTGCCTCGAATGCGACCGCAGCGACCATCGGCACCCCGATTGCCTATAGCATCGCCGTGCAACTGGGCCTGCCGCCCGAGCCACTGGTGCTGGCCGTGCTGTTTGGGTGCAACCTCTCCTTCGCGACGCCGATTGCCTATCAGACCAACTTGCTGATCATGTCCGAAGGGGGATACAACTTCGCCGATTACGCGCGTGCCGGGGTGCCGCTGGTGGCCTTGATGGTTACGGTGCTCTCGGTGCTGCTGGTGCTGTGGTACGGGCTGTAA